A portion of the Natronococcus sp. AD-5 genome contains these proteins:
- the phaC gene encoding class III poly(R)-hydroxyalkanoic acid synthase subunit PhaC, whose amino-acid sequence MMNPYTTVLEMQRQAWEGAADLAEKTQVAPERTETVENIDVGGTPSEVVYEENKLELLHYEPQTEEQHDVPILVVYALINRPYILDLQPDRSVVRTLLEAGFDVYLIDWGEPSALDRSLSLDDYVNRYVDNCVDEVRERSGQDAINVLGYCMGGTMTAMYAALYPEKVRNLALMAAGLCFAGEGGVLELWGAENYYDPETVTDTFDNVPAEFLDVGFALMDPVANNVTKYVRFYDNVEDEDFVENFARMERWLDEGIDVAGVAYEEFIEDIYQENKLYENELELGGERVDVGEIDMPVLQIVAEYDHLIPPGASKPFNEAIASEDTEIMEFPTGHIGMSVSSRSHAELWPDVCEWFEARSGEDEAETAEPEMPEPEASDAALAEDVEGDESGPEPLPEEGVTDDTTEASSGTDADVDAETSAHHGADRSDEEIVERGEDDIREAPAEPGEMTVDEEIADEVTDENASSAIESETDDLTELNGVGKAYADELTAAGVETFDQLASADTADLAAETGITPSRIEDWIEQAKQR is encoded by the coding sequence ATGATGAACCCGTACACGACCGTCCTGGAGATGCAGCGCCAGGCCTGGGAGGGTGCCGCCGACCTCGCCGAGAAGACGCAGGTCGCGCCCGAGCGAACGGAGACCGTCGAAAACATCGACGTCGGGGGCACGCCGAGCGAGGTCGTCTACGAGGAGAACAAGCTCGAACTCCTCCACTACGAGCCCCAGACCGAGGAGCAACACGACGTGCCGATCCTCGTCGTCTACGCGCTGATCAACAGGCCGTACATCCTCGACCTCCAGCCCGACCGATCGGTCGTTCGGACGCTGCTCGAGGCCGGCTTCGACGTCTACCTGATCGACTGGGGCGAGCCCTCGGCGCTCGATCGATCCCTCTCGCTCGACGACTACGTCAACCGGTACGTCGACAACTGCGTCGACGAGGTCCGCGAGCGCTCCGGCCAGGACGCGATCAACGTCCTCGGCTACTGTATGGGCGGGACGATGACCGCCATGTACGCCGCCCTCTATCCGGAGAAGGTCAGAAACCTCGCCCTGATGGCGGCGGGACTGTGCTTCGCCGGCGAGGGTGGCGTCCTCGAACTCTGGGGCGCCGAGAACTACTACGACCCGGAGACGGTGACCGACACCTTCGACAACGTCCCGGCCGAGTTCTTAGACGTCGGCTTCGCCCTGATGGACCCCGTCGCGAACAACGTGACGAAGTACGTCCGGTTCTACGACAACGTGGAGGACGAGGACTTCGTCGAGAACTTCGCCCGGATGGAGCGCTGGCTCGACGAGGGGATCGACGTCGCCGGCGTCGCCTACGAGGAGTTCATCGAGGACATCTACCAGGAGAACAAGCTCTACGAGAACGAACTCGAACTCGGCGGCGAACGCGTCGACGTCGGCGAGATCGACATGCCCGTCCTCCAGATCGTCGCGGAGTACGACCACCTCATCCCGCCGGGCGCCTCGAAACCGTTCAACGAGGCGATCGCATCCGAGGACACCGAGATCATGGAGTTCCCGACGGGTCACATCGGCATGTCCGTCTCCTCGCGGAGCCACGCCGAACTCTGGCCCGACGTCTGCGAGTGGTTCGAAGCGCGGTCGGGAGAGGACGAAGCCGAGACGGCCGAGCCGGAGATGCCCGAACCCGAGGCGTCGGATGCCGCCCTCGCCGAAGACGTCGAAGGCGACGAGTCGGGCCCCGAACCCCTTCCAGAGGAGGGTGTAACCGACGACACGACCGAAGCGAGTTCCGGCACCGACGCCGACGTCGACGCAGAGACGAGCGCCCACCACGGCGCGGACCGCTCGGACGAAGAGATCGTCGAGCGCGGCGAGGACGACATCCGGGAAGCGCCCGCCGAACCGGGCGAGATGACCGTCGACGAGGAGATCGCCGACGAGGTCACCGACGAGAACGCGTCGTCGGCGATCGAGTCCGAAACCGACGACCTCACCGAACTGAACGGCGTCGGGAAGGCCTACGCCGACGAACTCACCGCGGCCGGCGTCGAGACATTCGATCAACTCGCCTCCGCCGACACCGCCGACCTCGCCGCCGAAACGGGAATCACCCCGAGTCGGATCGAAGACTGGATCGAGCAGGCCAAGCAGCGGTAA
- a CDS encoding beta-ketoacyl-ACP reductase, translating to MSMDGRTCVITGSARGIGRGIAEHLGEEGANVVINYRSSEAAAREAVDAIESMGGRAIAAQADVSSDDEVEHMHDVCHETFGPADVLVNNAGITADKQFTEMTREEWDRVMDVNLGGMFNCTQAFYDDIWNAENGRLINISSVVGKQGNFGQANYATAKSGMFGFTRTIALEFAQGGSTANCVAPGFTRTDMVESVPDEVLDRIVSGIPLERLAEVEDIAAVVRFLASEESSYVTGEVIDVNGGMDL from the coding sequence ATGTCCATGGACGGACGCACCTGTGTCATCACAGGCTCGGCACGTGGGATCGGGCGCGGGATCGCGGAACACCTCGGCGAGGAGGGGGCGAACGTCGTCATCAACTACCGCTCGTCGGAGGCGGCCGCCCGAGAAGCCGTCGACGCGATCGAGTCGATGGGCGGACGCGCGATCGCAGCGCAGGCGGACGTCTCGAGCGACGACGAGGTCGAACACATGCACGACGTCTGCCACGAGACGTTCGGACCGGCCGACGTGCTGGTGAACAACGCCGGCATCACCGCCGATAAGCAGTTCACCGAGATGACCCGCGAGGAGTGGGATCGCGTGATGGACGTCAACCTCGGGGGGATGTTCAACTGCACGCAGGCGTTCTACGACGACATCTGGAACGCCGAAAACGGGCGGCTCATCAACATCTCGAGCGTCGTCGGCAAACAGGGGAACTTCGGCCAGGCGAACTACGCCACCGCCAAGAGTGGGATGTTCGGCTTCACCCGAACGATCGCCCTCGAGTTCGCGCAGGGGGGGTCGACGGCCAACTGCGTCGCGCCCGGCTTCACCCGGACCGACATGGTCGAGAGCGTTCCCGACGAGGTCCTCGATCGGATCGTCTCGGGGATCCCGCTCGAGCGGCTGGCGGAGGTCGAAGACATCGCCGCCGTGGTGCGCTTCCTCGCGAGCGAGGAGTCCTCGTACGTCACCGGCGAAGTGATCGACGTCAACGGCGGCATGGACCTCTGA
- a CDS encoding S8 family peptidase: MVENNDAVNESHATRRSILRATSGAVAGVGLTGIASAESGEKREVNVGFANERGRNAAAEAATDVHREFAFDAMTITVPEQAISGLQRNPNVRYVEENGEMHAFDQTTPWGVERVGAPAAHDADEGGAGADIAIIDTGVDSTHEALQGVLGEGASFTGCGGLACLLGGNGNDCNRSWDDDNDHGTHCAGTAVAPDDGTGVVGVATAATLHAVKVLDCLGTGTNSDIAAGIEYTADQGWDVASMSLGGAQSDVVSDACTYAHDRGVFVVAAAGNDGECTDCVGYPAAEPNVVAVSATTESDEIASFSSTGPEIDIAAPGEDIYSTVADGYDTFSGTSMACPHVAGAAGHLMSNGYTNEEARTRLQETAEDIGLEDTEQGHGLLDVAAAVDV; this comes from the coding sequence ATGGTAGAAAATAACGATGCAGTGAACGAATCGCACGCGACCCGTCGATCGATCCTTCGGGCAACCTCGGGCGCCGTCGCCGGAGTCGGACTCACCGGCATCGCCTCGGCCGAATCCGGCGAGAAACGCGAGGTGAACGTCGGTTTCGCGAACGAACGCGGCCGCAACGCCGCGGCGGAAGCGGCGACCGACGTTCACCGTGAGTTCGCCTTCGACGCGATGACGATAACCGTTCCCGAGCAGGCGATATCGGGCCTGCAACGGAACCCGAACGTTCGGTACGTCGAAGAGAACGGTGAGATGCACGCGTTCGATCAAACCACGCCCTGGGGAGTCGAGCGGGTCGGCGCGCCGGCCGCGCACGACGCCGACGAGGGTGGAGCCGGCGCGGACATCGCGATCATCGACACGGGTGTCGATTCGACGCACGAGGCGCTGCAGGGCGTGCTCGGTGAAGGGGCGTCGTTTACCGGTTGCGGCGGGCTCGCCTGTCTACTCGGCGGCAACGGGAACGATTGTAACCGGTCGTGGGACGACGACAACGACCACGGAACGCACTGTGCCGGAACGGCCGTTGCACCGGACGACGGAACCGGCGTCGTCGGCGTCGCGACGGCGGCGACGCTGCACGCCGTCAAAGTCCTCGACTGCCTCGGAACCGGCACGAATTCGGACATCGCAGCCGGGATCGAGTACACGGCCGACCAGGGCTGGGACGTCGCGAGCATGAGCCTCGGCGGAGCGCAGTCCGACGTCGTCTCCGACGCCTGTACGTACGCCCACGACCGCGGGGTCTTCGTCGTCGCAGCCGCGGGCAACGACGGAGAGTGTACCGACTGTGTGGGTTATCCAGCCGCGGAACCGAACGTGGTCGCGGTCAGCGCGACGACCGAGTCCGACGAGATCGCGAGTTTCTCCTCGACGGGTCCCGAGATCGACATCGCCGCCCCGGGCGAGGACATCTACTCGACGGTCGCCGACGGCTACGACACGTTCTCCGGAACGTCGATGGCGTGCCCGCACGTCGCCGGCGCGGCGGGCCACCTCATGTCGAACGGGTACACCAACGAGGAGGCTCGAACCCGTCTCCAGGAGACGGCGGAGGACATCGGCCTCGAGGACACCGAGCAGGGACACGGACTCCTCGACGTCGCCGCGGCGGTAGACGTGTAA
- the moaC gene encoding cyclic pyranopterin monophosphate synthase MoaC — protein MSEDESKNEYGDAEELTHTTDEGDVQMVDVGDKPDSERRAVAAGEIRLQPSTIEAIGENEVGKGDVLATARVGAIQAVKHTWETIPMCHQIPITNVDTEFDRREDRIELEVAVETTGKTGCEMEALEGVTTGLNVVWDMVKAVEKDGEGQYPDTRIENVRVLAKEKRTR, from the coding sequence ATGAGTGAAGACGAGAGCAAGAACGAGTACGGCGACGCCGAGGAGTTAACGCACACGACCGACGAGGGCGACGTCCAGATGGTCGACGTCGGCGACAAGCCCGACAGCGAGCGGCGGGCGGTCGCCGCGGGCGAGATCCGCCTCCAGCCGTCGACGATCGAGGCGATCGGTGAAAACGAGGTCGGCAAGGGCGACGTGCTCGCGACGGCTCGCGTCGGCGCGATCCAGGCCGTCAAGCACACCTGGGAGACGATCCCGATGTGCCACCAGATCCCGATCACGAACGTCGACACCGAGTTCGACCGCCGCGAGGACCGGATCGAACTCGAGGTCGCCGTCGAGACGACGGGGAAGACCGGCTGCGAGATGGAGGCGCTCGAGGGCGTCACGACGGGGCTGAACGTCGTCTGGGACATGGTCAAGGCCGTCGAGAAGGACGGCGAGGGGCAGTACCCCGACACCCGCATCGAGAACGTTCGAGTGCTCGCAAAGGAGAAGCGAACGCGCTGA
- a CDS encoding NAD(P)H-hydrate epimerase: protein MITGERMAAVDENAEALGVPRKQLMESSGHAVARVVREVAEPGSSVAIVAGRGNNGGDAFVTARFLDDYDVTTLLLGRAENIGTEIARENWEALQAADYETREIADSSRFELPDCDVVIDAMLGTGISGDLREPAATAAEAINAADATVVAVDVPSGFDADEGDVAENAVEADRVVTFHDTKPGLEDLDAELAVADIGIPAAAEGDVGPGDVSLARPDGRDGRPYVIGGGPYTGAPALAAQAALRAGAELSFVAAPDVVAGEIQSYAEDLIVQPYENDVLTPDVAENLLETAEEYDNVVVIGPGLGTDDETLEAARQFLSSYSGRAVVDADALEVVPEIETDATLLCTPNRGELARMGGPDTDDLAAVADEIETFAADLGHVVLAKGANDVITDGERTRISRSGTPGMAVGGTGDTLAGTVAALLEDAEPMDAAAAGAHVNGLAGERLAETDELGFLASELLEEIPAVLWGETDE, encoded by the coding sequence ATGATCACAGGCGAGCGGATGGCTGCCGTCGACGAGAACGCCGAGGCCCTCGGCGTGCCGCGAAAGCAGCTGATGGAGTCGAGCGGACACGCGGTCGCGCGCGTCGTCCGCGAGGTCGCCGAACCGGGCTCGAGCGTCGCGATCGTCGCGGGCCGCGGGAACAACGGCGGAGACGCGTTCGTGACCGCCCGCTTCCTGGACGACTATGACGTCACCACCCTCCTGCTCGGACGCGCCGAGAATATCGGCACCGAGATCGCCCGCGAGAACTGGGAGGCCCTGCAGGCCGCCGACTACGAGACGCGGGAGATCGCGGACTCGAGTCGGTTCGAGCTGCCCGACTGCGATGTCGTGATCGACGCGATGCTCGGAACCGGCATCAGCGGCGACCTCCGCGAGCCCGCCGCGACCGCCGCCGAGGCGATCAACGCCGCCGACGCGACCGTCGTGGCGGTCGACGTCCCCTCCGGGTTCGACGCCGACGAGGGCGACGTCGCCGAGAACGCCGTCGAGGCCGACCGCGTCGTCACCTTCCACGACACGAAACCCGGTCTCGAGGACCTCGACGCCGAACTCGCGGTCGCCGACATCGGCATTCCCGCCGCGGCCGAGGGAGACGTCGGCCCCGGCGACGTCTCCCTGGCCCGACCCGACGGGCGCGACGGCCGACCCTACGTCATCGGCGGCGGCCCCTACACCGGCGCGCCGGCGCTGGCCGCGCAGGCCGCACTGCGGGCCGGTGCGGAGCTCTCCTTCGTCGCCGCGCCGGACGTCGTCGCCGGCGAGATCCAGAGCTACGCCGAGGACCTCATCGTCCAGCCCTACGAGAACGACGTGCTCACGCCCGACGTGGCCGAGAACCTCCTCGAGACCGCCGAGGAGTACGACAACGTCGTCGTCATCGGCCCCGGCCTCGGCACCGACGACGAGACCCTCGAGGCGGCCCGACAGTTCCTCTCGTCGTACTCCGGTCGGGCGGTCGTCGACGCGGACGCCCTCGAGGTCGTCCCGGAGATCGAGACCGACGCGACGCTGCTCTGTACGCCCAATCGCGGCGAACTCGCGCGGATGGGCGGGCCGGACACCGACGACCTGGCCGCCGTGGCGGACGAGATCGAGACGTTCGCGGCCGACCTCGGACACGTCGTCCTCGCGAAGGGGGCAAACGACGTGATCACCGACGGCGAGCGAACCCGAATCAGCCGCTCGGGAACGCCGGGGATGGCCGTCGGCGGCACCGGCGACACGCTCGCCGGCACCGTCGCCGCGCTGCTCGAGGACGCCGAGCCCATGGACGCCGCGGCCGCGGGAGCCCACGTCAACGGGCTCGCGGGCGAACGGCTGGCCGAGACGGACGAACTCGGCTTCCTCGCGTCGGAGTTACTCGAGGAGATTCCCGCGGTGCTCTGGGGTGAGACCGATGAGTGA
- a CDS encoding acylphosphatase gives MADRTRAHVFVSGAVQGVYYRATTRDTARDAGVDGWVKNLEDGRVEAVFEGPEDDVESMLEFCREGSPAAEVEDVEVEYEEPRGEDGFEVRY, from the coding sequence ATGGCGGATCGCACCCGCGCACACGTCTTCGTCTCGGGCGCGGTACAGGGCGTCTACTACCGCGCGACCACCCGCGACACGGCTCGCGACGCGGGCGTCGACGGCTGGGTCAAGAACCTCGAGGACGGCCGCGTGGAGGCGGTCTTCGAAGGACCGGAAGACGACGTCGAGTCGATGCTCGAGTTCTGTCGCGAGGGCAGTCCCGCGGCCGAGGTCGAGGACGTCGAGGTCGAGTACGAGGAGCCGCGGGGCGAGGACGGCTTCGAGGTCCGGTACTGA
- a CDS encoding MBL fold metallo-hydrolase, which yields MRVRHRDGIHFDLEGGPVVADARSAVGAVNVVSHAHADHTFRSTPETVVCSAETAAIAEARTGTGFPFVERGPGVELVPAGHVVGSRAAIIDDGGENEDGRRYCYTGDFSVRDRCYLEGFDPTAIDANVLVMETTYGLPTYRFPPQEALESRIRDWLRDNDDRPLFLFGYSLGRAQKLQWLAGEATGRDVLVSESIRDVNRAIETATGLEFAGERYESLRGLSDEIVVLPSNQARADWVETAVDREGGLKAGFSGWAVDDSFSYRGNYDATFPLTDHCDFDELVATVRAIDPERVYTHHGFDEAFADVLETEYGYRARPLKRNQTTLEEFR from the coding sequence GTGAGGGTACGCCACCGCGACGGGATCCACTTCGACCTCGAGGGCGGCCCGGTCGTCGCCGACGCTCGCAGCGCGGTCGGCGCGGTCAACGTGGTGAGCCACGCCCACGCCGACCATACCTTCCGCTCGACGCCGGAGACGGTCGTCTGCTCGGCCGAGACCGCGGCCATCGCCGAAGCTCGGACCGGGACCGGCTTCCCGTTCGTCGAGCGCGGTCCGGGCGTCGAACTCGTCCCGGCGGGCCACGTCGTCGGCTCTCGAGCGGCGATCATCGACGACGGAGGCGAGAACGAAGACGGCCGGCGCTACTGCTACACGGGCGACTTCTCGGTTCGCGATCGGTGCTATCTCGAGGGGTTCGACCCGACCGCGATCGACGCCAACGTCCTCGTCATGGAAACCACCTACGGCCTGCCGACGTACCGGTTTCCGCCGCAAGAGGCCCTCGAGTCGCGGATCCGCGACTGGCTGCGCGACAACGACGATCGGCCGCTGTTTCTGTTCGGCTACTCGCTCGGACGCGCACAGAAGCTCCAGTGGCTCGCCGGCGAAGCGACGGGGCGCGACGTGCTGGTCTCGGAGTCGATCCGCGACGTAAACCGGGCGATCGAGACGGCGACCGGCCTCGAGTTCGCCGGAGAGCGCTACGAGTCGCTTCGCGGGCTGTCCGACGAGATCGTCGTCCTGCCGTCGAACCAGGCCCGAGCCGACTGGGTAGAGACGGCCGTCGACCGCGAGGGCGGGCTGAAGGCGGGCTTTTCGGGCTGGGCCGTCGACGACTCGTTCAGCTACCGCGGGAACTACGACGCGACGTTCCCGCTCACCGACCACTGCGATTTCGACGAACTCGTCGCGACGGTCCGCGCGATCGATCCCGAGCGGGTGTACACGCACCACGGCTTCGACGAAGCGTTCGCGGACGTCCTCGAGACCGAGTACGGATATCGGGCGCGTCCGCTGAAGCGAAATCAGACGACGCTAGAAGAATTTCGATAA
- a CDS encoding DNA-3-methyladenine glycosylase family protein has protein sequence METGALALDDLSGGLDLYRTLESGQSYLWRRTDGEMYGGAPAPDEWYYTVVDGAVVRVRSRDGRLEWESTIDAEAIVRRLLRLDDDLEAIAAAAPGDPLLREAYEAHRGMRLVADPPFGTLISFICSAQMRVDRIHGMVSTLAREYGDPVAFDGETYHAFPTPDQLATATEDELRDLGLGYRAPYVVRTAEMVANGEAHPAEARDMEYEAARDYLTRFVGVGDKVADCILLFSLGFDEAVPLDTWIKSAVEDHYPDCDCGSYAATSRALRERFGGEYAGYAQTYVFHHLRTGD, from the coding sequence ATGGAGACGGGCGCACTCGCACTCGACGACCTGTCCGGCGGACTCGACCTGTACCGCACCCTCGAGAGCGGTCAGAGCTACCTCTGGCGGCGGACGGACGGCGAGATGTACGGCGGCGCGCCGGCGCCCGACGAGTGGTACTACACCGTCGTCGACGGGGCCGTCGTTCGCGTTCGCAGCCGAGACGGCCGCCTCGAGTGGGAGTCGACGATCGACGCGGAGGCGATCGTCCGCCGGCTGTTGCGCCTCGACGACGATCTCGAGGCGATCGCCGCGGCCGCCCCCGGCGATCCGCTGCTCCGGGAGGCCTACGAGGCCCACCGCGGGATGCGGCTGGTCGCCGATCCCCCGTTCGGGACGCTGATCTCCTTCATCTGTTCGGCCCAGATGCGCGTCGACCGCATTCACGGGATGGTCTCGACGCTGGCTCGCGAGTACGGCGATCCGGTCGCCTTCGACGGCGAGACCTACCACGCGTTCCCGACGCCGGACCAGCTCGCGACGGCGACCGAGGACGAACTCCGCGACCTCGGGCTCGGCTATCGGGCGCCGTACGTCGTCCGAACCGCGGAGATGGTCGCGAACGGTGAGGCCCACCCCGCCGAGGCTCGCGACATGGAGTACGAGGCCGCCCGCGATTACCTGACGCGGTTCGTCGGCGTCGGCGACAAGGTGGCCGACTGCATCCTGCTGTTCTCGCTCGGCTTCGACGAGGCCGTCCCGCTCGACACCTGGATCAAGTCGGCGGTCGAGGACCACTACCCCGACTGCGACTGCGGCTCGTACGCGGCGACCTCGCGGGCGCTCCGGGAACGCTTCGGCGGCGAGTACGCGGGCTACGCGCAGACGTACGTCTTCCACCACCTGCGAACCGGCGACTAG
- a CDS encoding DUF555 domain-containing protein, whose amino-acid sequence MNCRVVVEAAVPVFDVETEDEAIRIAISKTGEMLNPDLNYVEINMGERTSPSGEELPPAFIAADEALVALELEMTVFNVEREEHASRIARKEIGQRLENIPLEVIHVETIEEDDDETDEDEAETSEEPSESTTAGEATNETDSERESADETDEDDEILPEFEDLVE is encoded by the coding sequence ATGAACTGCAGGGTTGTCGTCGAAGCTGCCGTGCCGGTATTCGACGTTGAGACGGAAGACGAGGCGATCCGCATCGCCATCTCGAAAACGGGCGAGATGCTGAACCCTGACCTGAACTACGTCGAGATCAACATGGGCGAGCGCACCTCGCCGTCGGGCGAGGAGCTGCCACCGGCGTTCATCGCGGCCGACGAAGCGCTCGTCGCACTCGAACTGGAGATGACCGTCTTCAACGTCGAGCGCGAGGAACACGCCTCGCGCATCGCACGCAAGGAGATCGGCCAGCGCCTCGAGAACATCCCGCTCGAGGTCATCCACGTCGAAACGATCGAAGAGGACGACGACGAGACCGACGAGGACGAGGCAGAGACGTCCGAGGAACCCTCGGAATCGACGACGGCAGGCGAAGCGACGAACGAGACCGACTCCGAGCGAGAGTCGGCCGACGAGACCGACGAGGACGACGAGATTCTGCCGGAGTTCGAAGATTTGGTCGAATAA
- a CDS encoding UPF0058 family protein — MKKQELIHLHGLLAEVSNQCAEWNGCQIDLEEYESLGIRPTSIHKSKTDHKAAVFALAGGITTNMREDEQEAVAATAD; from the coding sequence ATGAAGAAGCAGGAGCTCATTCACCTTCACGGCCTTCTTGCGGAGGTATCGAACCAGTGCGCGGAGTGGAACGGTTGTCAGATTGACCTTGAAGAGTACGAATCCCTCGGGATTCGACCGACATCGATCCACAAATCGAAAACTGATCACAAAGCTGCCGTTTTCGCGCTCGCCGGCGGAATCACGACGAACATGCGCGAGGATGAGCAGGAAGCCGTCGCCGCTACCGCGGACTAA
- a CDS encoding DUF7836 family putative zinc-binding protein, with the protein MDETTVQLLCPECAKDWQVSPGELPAPAEMFHCPNCHASRRTAEFTRTDRDLQTLKQLG; encoded by the coding sequence ATGGACGAAACGACCGTTCAACTGTTGTGTCCCGAGTGTGCGAAAGATTGGCAGGTCTCTCCTGGCGAACTTCCGGCTCCGGCCGAGATGTTCCACTGTCCGAACTGTCACGCCTCTCGTCGGACCGCGGAGTTTACGCGGACCGATCGCGACCTCCAAACGCTGAAGCAACTCGGATAA
- a CDS encoding transcription initiation factor IIB: MSDSNIRTYTRENEAEEETTSQAEEREQCPECGGRLISDAEHAETVCEDCGLVVEEDEIDRGPEWRAFDAAEKDEKSRVGAPTTNMMHDQGLSTNIGWQDKDAYGKSLSSRQRQKMQRLRTWNERFRTRDSKERNLKQALGEIDRMASALGLPENVRETASVIYRRALEEDLLPGRSIEGVATSSLYAAARQAGTPRSLDEISAVSRVDKMELTRTYRYIIRELGLEVQPADPEHYVPRFVSDLELSDETERMARELLDSARDEGVHSGKSPVGLAAAAVYAAALLTNEKVTQNDVSEVASISEVTIRNRYKELLEASDSAAPA; the protein is encoded by the coding sequence ATGTCCGATTCAAACATCAGAACGTACACGAGAGAAAACGAGGCGGAGGAAGAGACGACCTCGCAAGCGGAGGAGCGAGAGCAGTGTCCCGAGTGCGGCGGTCGGCTCATCTCCGACGCCGAGCACGCCGAGACCGTTTGCGAAGACTGCGGTCTCGTCGTCGAAGAGGACGAGATCGACCGCGGGCCCGAGTGGCGCGCGTTCGACGCCGCCGAGAAGGACGAGAAGTCCCGCGTCGGCGCCCCGACGACCAACATGATGCACGACCAGGGGCTGTCGACGAACATCGGCTGGCAGGACAAGGACGCCTACGGCAAGTCCCTGAGTTCGCGCCAGCGCCAGAAGATGCAGCGCCTGCGCACCTGGAACGAGCGGTTCCGCACCCGCGACTCCAAGGAGCGTAACCTCAAGCAGGCGCTGGGCGAGATCGACCGGATGGCGAGCGCGCTCGGCCTTCCCGAGAACGTCCGCGAGACCGCGTCGGTCATCTACCGCCGCGCCCTCGAGGAGGACCTGCTGCCCGGCCGGTCGATCGAAGGCGTCGCGACCTCGTCGCTGTACGCCGCTGCCCGCCAGGCCGGCACCCCCCGGAGCCTCGACGAGATCTCGGCCGTCAGCCGCGTCGACAAGATGGAGCTGACCCGAACGTACCGGTACATCATCCGGGAACTCGGCCTCGAGGTTCAGCCGGCCGACCCCGAACACTACGTGCCGCGGTTCGTCAGCGACCTCGAACTCTCGGACGAGACCGAGCGCATGGCCCGCGAACTGCTCGACTCGGCCCGCGACGAAGGCGTCCACAGCGGCAAGTCGCCGGTCGGCCTCGCCGCCGCCGCGGTGTACGCCGCCGCGCTGCTGACCAACGAGAAGGTGACCCAGAACGACGTCAGCGAGGTCGCCAGCATCTCCGAGGTTACCATCCGCAACCGGTACAAGGAGCTGCTCGAGGCCTCCGACTCGGCAGCGCCGGCGTAA
- a CDS encoding DUF357 domain-containing protein, translating to MAADLEEKTDRYGALLAEALEEASVAPPAGTPMADAADDCYEMASSYLEDGRHFRDQDDLVNALASFSYGHAWLDAGARVGLFDVPTDGHLFTVE from the coding sequence ATGGCTGCGGATCTCGAGGAGAAGACGGATCGGTACGGCGCGTTGCTCGCGGAGGCGCTTGAGGAGGCGTCGGTCGCGCCACCGGCGGGAACGCCGATGGCCGACGCGGCCGACGACTGTTACGAGATGGCGTCGTCGTATCTCGAGGACGGAAGACACTTTCGCGACCAGGACGACCTCGTCAACGCGCTCGCGTCGTTCTCGTACGGCCACGCCTGGCTCGATGCGGGTGCCCGCGTTGGACTGTTCGACGTTCCGACCGACGGGCACCTGTTCACGGTGGAGTAG